From the genome of Verrucomicrobiaceae bacterium, one region includes:
- a CDS encoding transposase yields MRKARLKAPKHHPLAYYHCVSRVVNRAFVMQEAEREMFVSLMRMYEKLCQVRVVTFCVLSNHFHVLVEVPKKPAVMPTEERVLEIVRAAFGKNVASAVQAEVEALRKIGAHEAAQKIIDSFTARMWDISLFMKSLKQRFTQWFNKRHKRKGTLWEERYKSTLIEAGGYALAMTAAYVDLNPVRAKLVRDPKDYRWCGYAEAVAGIRLSTAGAELAARAHLQGAKPDSGLLEHYRQLLFTWGMASKTNADGSRRGSIHFEDCQQVLLNGGRLPVAAALRCKMRYFTDGAVLGGKAFVDAIFKANRRRFGAKRADGARSVRGLQTPEGQEKVFSLRALRVAVFGQIE; encoded by the coding sequence ATGCGTAAGGCTCGACTCAAGGCTCCGAAGCACCATCCGCTGGCTTATTACCACTGCGTTTCGCGGGTGGTGAATCGGGCGTTTGTGATGCAGGAGGCGGAGCGGGAGATGTTTGTGAGCTTGATGCGGATGTATGAGAAGCTCTGCCAGGTGCGGGTGGTGACGTTTTGTGTGCTTTCTAACCATTTCCATGTGCTGGTGGAGGTCCCGAAAAAGCCAGCGGTGATGCCGACGGAGGAGCGGGTGCTGGAGATTGTGCGGGCGGCTTTTGGTAAGAATGTGGCCTCTGCGGTGCAGGCCGAGGTGGAGGCTCTGCGCAAGATCGGGGCGCATGAGGCTGCGCAAAAGATCATCGACAGCTTTACGGCGCGGATGTGGGACATCAGTCTGTTTATGAAGTCGCTGAAGCAGCGTTTCACGCAGTGGTTTAATAAGCGCCACAAGCGGAAGGGGACACTATGGGAGGAGCGCTATAAAAGCACGCTGATTGAGGCCGGTGGATACGCTCTGGCGATGACGGCGGCTTATGTGGATCTGAATCCTGTGCGGGCGAAGCTTGTCCGTGATCCGAAGGATTACCGTTGGTGCGGCTATGCGGAGGCTGTGGCGGGGATCAGGCTTTCCACAGCAGGAGCAGAGTTAGCTGCGAGGGCGCATTTGCAGGGGGCAAAGCCGGATTCAGGACTTTTGGAGCATTATCGACAGTTGCTGTTTACCTGGGGTATGGCGTCTAAAACGAATGCGGATGGTTCGAGGCGTGGCTCCATCCATTTTGAGGATTGCCAGCAGGTTCTGCTGAATGGTGGGCGGTTGCCTGTGGCCGCGGCGCTGCGGTGCAAGATGCGTTATTTTACGGATGGTGCGGTCCTGGGCGGGAAAGCGTTTGTGGATGCGATTTTTAAAGCCAATCGAAGACGCTTTGGTGCGAAGAGGGCCGATGGAGCTCGCTCGGTGCGAGGTTTGCAGACGCCGGAGGGCCAGGAGAAGGTTTTTTCGCTGCGAGCTCTCCGCGTGGCGGTGTTTGGCCAGATTGAATGA